Proteins from a single region of Dama dama isolate Ldn47 chromosome 14, ASM3311817v1, whole genome shotgun sequence:
- the LOC133069210 gene encoding LOW QUALITY PROTEIN: poly(A) polymerase alpha-like (The sequence of the model RefSeq protein was modified relative to this genomic sequence to represent the inferred CDS: substituted 1 base at 1 genomic stop codon), producing the protein MPLPVTTQGSQQTQPPQKHYGITSPISLAAPKETDCLLTQKLVETLKPFGGFEEEEELQHRILILGKLNNLVKEXIREISESENLPQSVIENVGGKIFTFGSYRSGVHTKGADTDALCVAPRHAGQSDFFTSFYDKLKLQEEVKDLRAVEEAFVPVIKLCFDGIEIDILFARLALQTIPEDLDLRADSLLKNLDIRCIRSLNSCRVTNEILHLVPNIDNFRLTLRAIKLWAKRHNIYSNILGFLGGVSWAMLVARTCQLYPNAIALTLVQKFFLVFSKWYVFRLY; encoded by the coding sequence ATGCCACTTCCAGTTACAACACAGGGATCACAGCAAACACAGCCGCCACAGAAGCACTATGGCATTACTTCTCCCATCAGCTTAGCAGCCCCCAAGGAGACTGACTGCCTACTCACACAGAAGCTAGTGGAGACTCTGAAGCCCTTTGGGGGttttgaagaggaagaggaactgCAGCACAGGATCTTAATTTTGGGAAAATTAAATAACCTGGTAAAAGAGTAGATACGAGAAATCAGTGAAAGCGAGAATCTTCCACAATCTGTAATTGAAAATGTTGGTGGGAAAATTTTTACATTTGGCTCTTATAGATCAGGAGTACATACAAAAGGTGCTGATACTGATGCATTGTGTGTTGCACCAAGACATGCTGGTCAAAGTGATTTTTTCACCTCGTTCTATGATAAGTTGAAATTACAGGAAGAAGTAAAAGATTTAAGAGCTGTTGAAGAGGCATTTGTACCAGTTATCAAACTGTGTTTTGATGGGATAGAGATTGATATTTTGTTTGCAAGATTAGCACTGCAGACTATTCCAGAAGACTTGGACTTAAGAGCTGACAGTCTGCTTAAAAATTTAGATATAAGATGTATAAGAAGTCTTAACAGTTGCAGGGTAACCAATGAAATTTTACATCTAGTACCAAACATTGACAACTTCAGGTTAACCCTGAGAGCTATCAAACTGTGGGCCAAACGCCACAACATCTATTCCAATATATTAGGTTTCCTCGGTGGTGTTTCCTGGGCTATGCTAGTAGCAAGAACTTGCCAGCTTTATCCAAATGCGATAGCATTAACTCTTGTACAGAAATTTTTCTTGGTATTTTCTAAATGGTATGTGTTtagattatattaa